Part of the Gloeocapsa sp. PCC 73106 genome, CTATGGCTGGATTTTTTGGTTTATTTGGTGGTAAAACAAAATACATCGATGGCAACGATAATCAAGCCAACGATAAAGACAATCAAGAAGCTTTTTTTCTCAACTCAGATGATGCCAAAACTCTTGGTAACATGGAATTGATGCGCAAATCCCCTAAAACTAAAAAGACCTTTTCCCAACCTGGTAAAACGACAAACTCTGTTGAATCTACAGCTAGTTCAGAGAATCAACCCAAAACAACCCCAAATCGTTCTAGTGTCGACCCAAGTATGGATTTATTCCGTAAAATGGCTCGTGAAATCAAAAAATAGTTCTAGATTGTTACTTATAAAAATCTGACATCTGTTTGTTAATATTCTTCCCGACCTGAAGTTACGGGGAGGATGTCAATGCCCTAATCATGACGATCTAGAATACAAGAATGAAATTAATAAATCTTAACTGAAGTTTATGTTCGATTTAATATCACTGTTTGTTGCTGCAGCAGTCGGCGGCATTTTAGCCGCTTTATTGAGACAGCCGCTAATCTTGGGCTATCTAATCGCCGGGATTATAGTTGGTCCCTTTGGCTTAGGCTTCATTAAAGAATATGGGCAGGTAGATACAGTAGCTGAGTTGGGGGTTACTTTTTTACTGTTTGCGTTGGGTGTGAAGTTGTCTTTAGGTAAATTGCAAAAAGTCAAAAATGTCAGCTTAGGTGGTGGTGGCTTACAAATTCTCCTGACGATTATTGTGACCATGGTGACTGCGGTGACTCTGGGTTGGGTAGACTCCGTACCCCAGGGTATATTCCTAGGAGAACTAATCGCTCTATCCTCTACGGCGGTAGTACTCAAAGCCCTGATGGAGCGCAATGAAATGGGAACCATGCACGGCCAGGTGATGGTAGGGATATTAATCGTACAGGATTTAGCCTTGGGATTAATGTTGGCTACATTACCCGCTCTCGACAAACCTGCTGATGAAATTGGTGTGGCTATAGGTATTGCGTTGCTTAAACTCGCTTTATTTGTCCTAGCTGCCGTAGTTATTGGTAAGTGGTTAATTCCTCCATTTCTGCGCCTATTGGCTGGAACTGAAAGTAAAGAACTGTTTCTATTGGGGGTTGTTGCACTGTGTTTGGTAATTGCCTTAATTACTGGGGAGTTAGGACTTTCTACGGAAATGGGAGCCTTTGTCGCAGGGTTAATGATTTCGGAGGTAGAGTATTCAGATCAAACTCTATCCTATGTAGAGCCTCTGCGAGATATATGTACAGCGGCCTTTTTTGTCTCGATTGGGGTGTTAATTAATCCGATTTTCCTCTGGAATAACATACCTATTATTCTGGGGTTGGTCGCTTTGGTAATCGTGGTCAAGTCTTTGATTGTTATCCCACTGGTCAGACTATTTCGCTATCCCATCAAAACTGCGATTATAGCTGGTTTGGGACTCGCTCAAATTGGTGAGTTTTCCTTTGTTCTCGCCGGTGAAGGACGAGAGTTCGGGTTGATTTCTCAAAATATCTATCTACTGATTTTAGGTACTACTGCTGTGACTTTAGCGGTAACACCATTTATCTTGGAATTGGTTCCTCAATTCTTAGCAGGAGCAGAATCTATACCCTGGTTGGAATCTCTTTTATCTCAAACCGATGCTTCCGTAGAAGTGTCAGAAGATGCTCCTTTTGCAGACCATATCATAGTTTGTGGTTATGGTAGAGTTGGCAGTAATATAGTTAAACTCTTCCGCGATCGCAATTACCCTGTACTGGTTATCGACGAGTCAGAGGGACGAGTGCAAACATTACGGGAAGAAAATATTCCCTATATTTACGGGAATGCTTCTAGTATCTATGTGCTCGAAAAAGCGGGAATCGCTCAAGCTAAAGGAATGGCGATCGCTCTTCCAGATCCCATGAGTACTCGCCTTTGTTTGAAGCGATCTTTACAGCTAAATCCTGAACTGGATCTCGTAGTACGCGCCAACGAAGAAAAAGACATCGAACTACTCTATCAATTAGGGGCTAAAGAAGTGGTACAGCCAGAGTTTGAAGCTAGTATCGAGCTTTCTAGCCATCTGTTCACAGGGTTGGGGATTCCTCTCCTCAGCGTACAAGAAAATATGCAGCAAATCCGCAATTCCCACTACTCTACCCTACGTCCGGAAATGTCTGAAGACGAGGTTTCTCGAGAGATAAAGGAAGCTACCAGCAAGATGAAAAGTAAATGGTATGCTTTACCCGCCAATTCGCCTCTACCAGGGAAGACTTTAGAAAAAGCCTACATTCGTCGTCTCACCGGGGTAGTATTAATGGCGATTAATCGTGCCAATGGTGAAAAACTTGATTACCCTGAACCGGAAACGGTGATTAACGAAGGGGATAAATTCTTGGTTGTGGGAGAAGCCCAAGAATTAGCCGCTTTCGAGCGATTAGCTAGAAGAGAAGTCAAACAACTTCCCGGAGAAGATGATTCTTGTATTTGGATCTTTGTACCAGAAAATAGTGGTATTGCTGGTAAAACGCTAGCAGAACTAAACTTTAGCGAAC contains:
- a CDS encoding cation:proton antiporter, encoding MFDLISLFVAAAVGGILAALLRQPLILGYLIAGIIVGPFGLGFIKEYGQVDTVAELGVTFLLFALGVKLSLGKLQKVKNVSLGGGGLQILLTIIVTMVTAVTLGWVDSVPQGIFLGELIALSSTAVVLKALMERNEMGTMHGQVMVGILIVQDLALGLMLATLPALDKPADEIGVAIGIALLKLALFVLAAVVIGKWLIPPFLRLLAGTESKELFLLGVVALCLVIALITGELGLSTEMGAFVAGLMISEVEYSDQTLSYVEPLRDICTAAFFVSIGVLINPIFLWNNIPIILGLVALVIVVKSLIVIPLVRLFRYPIKTAIIAGLGLAQIGEFSFVLAGEGREFGLISQNIYLLILGTTAVTLAVTPFILELVPQFLAGAESIPWLESLLSQTDASVEVSEDAPFADHIIVCGYGRVGSNIVKLFRDRNYPVLVIDESEGRVQTLREENIPYIYGNASSIYVLEKAGIAQAKGMAIALPDPMSTRLCLKRSLQLNPELDLVVRANEEKDIELLYQLGAKEVVQPEFEASIELSSHLFTGLGIPLLSVQENMQQIRNSHYSTLRPEMSEDEVSREIKEATSKMKSKWYALPANSPLPGKTLEKAYIRRLTGVVLMAINRANGEKLDYPEPETVINEGDKFLVVGEAQELAAFERLARREVKQLPGEDDSCIWIFVPENSGIAGKTLAELNFSEQFGVSIQAIRRKGKYVRFPESYHQIQVGDSLLVFGKLESLTQVSQSITTGTVSVTE